One Falco naumanni isolate bFalNau1 chromosome 15, bFalNau1.pat, whole genome shotgun sequence DNA segment encodes these proteins:
- the OSGIN1 gene encoding oxidative stress-induced growth inhibitor 1 codes for MLPDGKTYALLTRPQNKSGFKPLPVVIIGNGPSGICLSYLLSGNIPYFKRDCLHPHPILQRKLQEAPDVSILDQDLEYLSEGLEGRSHSPVALLFDALQRPDTDFGGTAESVLTWWHETNRAIPHLVLGRNAPGGAWHSIEGSMVTLSRGEWMGLPDLPFKDWLKQKRRGLRNNRATAEDIAQYYQHYVMKKGLQKNFRCGTVVVSVRKVSAESISNHAQKDLQENSDSLGNFNEKSAEVFQVDGFFRTVKGDKEPFSIYAENVVLATGTYDSPTWLGVKGENLSYVHHQLSALEEAVKNNNIGIMSDPVLIVGAGLTAADAILFAHHCNIPVIHVFRRRVGDPGLIFNQLPKMMYPEYHKVHQMMKEQSAACAGPYECYVSLPEHHVLSFSKDKKCICQDKNGCQKVYKISMALVLTGSNPNLSFLPNNGMDLAMDGDQPVNPKRNPIDVDPFTYECTQEKGLYALGPLAGDNFVRFVQGGALAVASSLLKKANKNPP; via the exons GGAATGGACCTTCAGGAATCTGTCTCTCGTATTTGCTGTCAGGCAACATCCCTTACTTCAAAAGAGACTGTCTTCATCCTCATCCCATTCTCCAGAGGAAACTGCAAGAGGCACCAGATGTCTCCATTTTGGACCAG GATTTGGAGTATTTGTCTGAAGGCTTGGAGGGACGATCCCACAGCCCTGTGGCTCTTCTGTTTGATGCTCTTCAGCGTCCAGACACAGACTTCGGTGGAACAGCAGAATCTGTCCTCACTTGGTGGCACGAGACCAACAGAGCCATCCCCCATCTGGTCCTTGGCAGAAACGCTCCTGGAGGTGCCTGGCAT TCTATCGAGGGCTCTATGGTTAcgctgagcagaggggaatgGATGGGACTCCCAGATCTCCCGTTCAAAGACTGGCTAAAGCAAAAAAGGAG AGGCCTCAGAAACAATAGAGCCACAGCAGAAGACATTGCTCAATATTACCAACACTATGTGATGAAGAAAGGACTGCAGAAGAATTTCAGATGCGGTACTGTTGTGGTCTCTGTGAGGAAAGTGAGCGCAGAGAGCATCTCCAACCACGCACAGAAAGATCTGCAGGAGAATAGTGACTCACTCGGGAATTTCAATGAGAAGAGTGCAGAGGTTTTTCAGGTGGATGGATTTTTCAGAACTGTGAAAGGTGATAAAGAGCCCTTCTCCATCTATGCAGAGAATGTGGTCTTAGCTACAGGAACATATGATAGTCCTACCTGGCTTGGGGTCAAGGGAGAGAACCTTTCCTATGTGCATCACCAGCTGTCTGCCCTAGAGGAAGCAGTGAAGAACAACAACATTGGCATCATGTCAGATCCAGTCTTGATTGTAGGTGCTGGTCTGACAGCTGCTGATGCGATTCTCTTTGCTCACCATTGCAATATTCCAGTAATCCATGTTTTTCGGAGGAGAGTCGGTGATCCAGGTCTTATTTTTAACCAGCTCCCCAAAATGATGTACCCCGAATACCACAAAGTCCATCAGATGATGAAAGAACAGTCAGCTGCGTGTGCTGGGCCCTATGAGTGTTATGTTAGCCTTCCTGAACATCACGTGCTATCCTTCAGCAAGGACAAGAAATGTATCTGTCAGGACAAAAATGGCTGCCAGAAAGTTTATAAAATTTCCATGGCTCTTGTTCTAACTGGCTCAAACCCCAACCTCTCCTTTCTGCCAAATAATGGCATGGACTTGGCAATGGACGGTGACCAACCAGTCAATCCAAAGAGGAACCCCATAGATGTTGACCCATTCACCTATGAGTGCACTCAGGAGAAAGGGCTTTATGCTCTAGGACCCCTAGCTGGAGATAACTTTGTACGCTTTGTACAGGGAGGGGCTCTGGCCGTTGCCAGCTCTCtgttaaagaaagcaaacaaaaatcccccctaa